One window of the Chitinophaga niabensis genome contains the following:
- a CDS encoding thiamine phosphate synthase, translating into MERLLYISQTPHLENIRAACEAGCRWIQLRVKQSRSKTGVQPEDDAQWVKDLLYNQQLELAIDAKKICDEFGAKLSINDKPAIASQVNAYGVHVGKLDVPVVAARSIVGTQSCLGGTANTLDDVLAHIRDGVDYVGVGPFRFTTTKENLSPILGLEGYRQLMTVIGNKVPVIAIGGILLEDIPALKETGVYGVAVSGLITNTIDKKEMIQKIKAIWNH; encoded by the coding sequence ATGGAACGTCTTTTATACATCTCTCAAACTCCTCACCTGGAAAATATTCGTGCGGCCTGCGAAGCGGGTTGCCGTTGGATACAGTTGCGGGTTAAACAGTCCCGCAGTAAAACAGGAGTGCAACCGGAAGATGATGCACAATGGGTGAAAGACCTGCTGTATAACCAGCAACTGGAACTAGCTATCGATGCCAAAAAAATCTGTGATGAATTCGGCGCAAAATTATCTATCAATGATAAGCCTGCTATTGCTTCTCAGGTGAATGCTTACGGCGTGCATGTAGGAAAACTGGATGTGCCGGTAGTAGCAGCACGCAGTATTGTTGGTACACAAAGTTGCTTAGGCGGAACAGCTAACACACTGGATGATGTGCTGGCGCATATCCGCGATGGTGTGGATTATGTGGGTGTGGGGCCTTTCCGGTTCACCACCACTAAAGAAAATCTCAGTCCTATCCTGGGCCTGGAAGGATACCGGCAGTTGATGACCGTTATTGGCAATAAAGTTCCCGTGATCGCTATCGGGGGCATATTGCTGGAAGATATTCCCGCGCTGAAGGAAACAGGTGTATATGGCGTAGCCGTTTCTGGTCTTATTACCAATACCATCGATAAAAAAGAGATGATACAAAAAATCAAAGCTATATGGAACCACTGA
- a CDS encoding thiazole synthase codes for MEPLIIAGRTFQSRLFTGTGKFGSGVQMEKALLASGTELVTVALKRIDTANAGKDDMLGHLRYTHMHLLPNTSGVRTAKEAVYAAQLAREALETNWIKLEIHPDPKYLLPDPVETLEATIALVKLGFVVLPYIHADPVICKRLEEAGAAAVMPLGSPIGSNKGLRTLDFLEIIIAQSNVPVIVDAGIGAPSHAAQAMELGAAAVLVNTAIAVARNPVRMADAFRMAVIAGREGYEAGLGIVSSGHASASSPLLSFLDE; via the coding sequence ATGGAACCACTGATCATAGCAGGCAGAACTTTTCAGAGCCGCCTTTTTACTGGTACGGGTAAATTCGGTTCGGGTGTGCAAATGGAGAAGGCTTTGCTGGCTTCCGGCACAGAGCTGGTGACTGTTGCACTGAAACGTATTGATACCGCCAATGCCGGGAAAGATGATATGCTGGGGCATCTGCGATATACTCATATGCATTTGCTGCCCAATACTTCCGGCGTGCGCACTGCGAAAGAAGCTGTGTATGCTGCGCAACTTGCACGCGAAGCTTTGGAAACCAACTGGATCAAACTGGAAATACATCCTGATCCGAAATATCTTTTACCTGATCCTGTTGAAACGCTGGAAGCAACTATAGCATTGGTGAAGCTGGGATTTGTAGTGTTGCCTTATATCCATGCGGACCCTGTTATCTGCAAACGGCTGGAAGAAGCGGGTGCTGCTGCTGTGATGCCTTTGGGTTCTCCTATAGGAAGTAACAAAGGGCTGCGTACCCTGGATTTCCTGGAGATCATCATTGCACAGAGTAATGTGCCGGTGATTGTAGATGCAGGAATTGGAGCTCCTTCTCATGCTGCACAGGCGATGGAATTAGGAGCAGCTGCTGTGTTGGTGAATACGGCGATTGCTGTGGCAAGGAATCCGGTGAGGATGGCGGATGCATTTAGGATGGCTGTGATTGCAGGAAGGGAAGGGTATGAGGCAGGATTAGGGATTGTGAGTAGCGGGCATGCGAGTGCAAGTAGTCCTTTGTTGTCTTTTTTGGATGAGTAA